Proteins encoded together in one Oceanobacillus iheyensis HTE831 window:
- a CDS encoding pyridoxal phosphate-dependent aminotransferase, producing the protein MKQSNRLKQLPPQFFASLVQKVNQAISEGRDVINLGQGNPDQPTPAHIIKALQSAVEDPITHKYSPFRGTDDFRKAAATFYKREYQVDLDPDTEIAVLFGSKIGLVELPLALMNPNEWMMLPNPGYPDYLSSIPLADIQYDTMPLLEENNFLPNYEQLTLSQKERTKLLYLNYPNNPTGATANNAFFNETVALGKNHDIGIVHDFAYGAIGFNEEKPISFLQTKGAKEVGIELYTLSKTYNMAGWRIGFAAGNKEMIEAINILQDHLFVSVFPAIQRAASEALLSDQSSVQDLVTLYQKRRDALITECKRIGWDINAPQGSFFAWLPVPNGFTSETFADYLLNEVDVAVAAGNGFGTFGEGYIRVGLLVDEQRIVEAIKRIEGLKLF; encoded by the coding sequence ATGAAACAATCCAACCGATTAAAACAATTACCTCCACAATTTTTTGCATCTCTCGTACAAAAAGTAAATCAAGCCATTTCTGAAGGAAGAGATGTTATTAATTTAGGGCAAGGTAATCCAGACCAACCTACTCCAGCTCATATTATAAAAGCTCTACAGTCAGCTGTAGAAGATCCTATAACGCATAAGTATTCCCCTTTTCGCGGAACCGATGATTTTCGAAAAGCTGCTGCAACGTTTTACAAACGAGAATATCAAGTAGATTTAGATCCTGATACTGAAATCGCTGTCTTATTCGGAAGTAAAATTGGACTTGTAGAACTTCCATTAGCACTGATGAACCCTAATGAATGGATGATGCTCCCTAATCCAGGATACCCCGATTATTTGTCGAGCATACCATTAGCTGATATTCAATATGATACGATGCCTCTTTTAGAAGAAAATAATTTTTTACCAAATTATGAACAACTTACGTTAAGTCAAAAAGAACGGACTAAGTTATTGTATTTAAATTACCCAAATAATCCAACTGGAGCTACTGCAAATAATGCTTTCTTTAATGAAACGGTGGCACTTGGTAAAAATCATGATATTGGAATTGTTCATGATTTTGCTTATGGAGCAATCGGTTTCAACGAAGAAAAACCGATTAGTTTTCTACAAACAAAAGGGGCAAAAGAAGTAGGAATTGAGCTATATACGCTATCTAAAACGTATAATATGGCAGGTTGGCGCATCGGCTTTGCAGCTGGTAATAAAGAAATGATTGAAGCCATTAATATTTTACAAGATCATTTATTCGTCAGTGTCTTTCCTGCAATACAAAGAGCCGCTTCAGAAGCATTACTAAGTGATCAAAGCAGTGTACAAGATTTAGTTACCCTATATCAAAAACGAAGAGATGCATTAATTACTGAATGCAAACGAATCGGTTGGGATATAAATGCGCCACAAGGCTCTTTCTTTGCTTGGTTACCTGTACCAAATGGTTTCACTAGCGAAACTTTTGCTGATTATTTATTGAATGAAGTCGATGTAGCGGTAGCAGCTGGTAATGGATTTGGAACTTTCGGTGAAGGATACATACGCGTAGGATTGCTTGTCGATGAACAACGTATTGTAGAAGCAATCAAGCGGATAGAAGGATTAAAACTATTTTAA
- a CDS encoding YfiT family bacillithiol transferase: MDVRFPIGKLQVPEKVTIEDIHEWLKQIETYTNRLGETVNSLNDEELSKTYREGSWDIRQLVHHIADSQLNMYQRLKLALTDESPTVPAFDQEKWAIQPDTNLPVETSIKMLEGINERIVSLGYRLTEEQLDQSFVHQINGEISVASKVAKLAWHEEHHLAHIKIALSNNSGS; encoded by the coding sequence ATGGACGTGAGATTCCCAATTGGCAAATTACAAGTACCTGAGAAAGTTACAATCGAAGATATTCATGAATGGCTAAAGCAAATTGAAACGTACACGAATCGATTAGGAGAAACAGTTAACTCATTAAATGATGAGGAATTAAGTAAAACTTATCGTGAAGGTAGCTGGGACATTCGCCAACTTGTTCATCATATTGCTGATTCTCAGTTGAATATGTATCAGCGCTTGAAGTTGGCTTTAACGGATGAAAGTCCAACAGTACCTGCTTTTGATCAAGAAAAGTGGGCTATTCAACCGGATACAAACCTGCCTGTAGAAACTTCTATAAAAATGTTGGAAGGTATAAATGAACGAATCGTGTCTTTAGGGTATAGGTTAACCGAGGAGCAATTAGATCAATCTTTTGTTCATCAAATAAATGGAGAAATATCAGTTGCCTCAAAAGTTGCAAAATTAGCTTGGCATGAAGAACATCATTTAGCGCATATAAAAATAGCATTATCGAACAATAGCGGATCGTAA
- a CDS encoding SAM-dependent methyltransferase, which produces MEWVREFYEKQYSLWEVNDTEALGYQQELLNKLKKYVPSSCEKILELGSGRGYFAVAAAKLGYEVTVIELAENAVQTIHQLAKREGVQSKITIIHGDFYEAELTERYDLICYWDGFGIGDDQEQQVLLKRIYHWLKPGGTVLIDIYTPWYWAKVSGKTMQIEKGLFRKYEFDAINCRMIDSWWKEDKKTEKVTQSLRCYSPADLELLMSDIPFNVTHCEPGGEMNYEQGEYRESVSLDRAMSYLAVFRKE; this is translated from the coding sequence GTGGAATGGGTGAGAGAATTTTATGAAAAGCAATATAGTTTGTGGGAAGTGAATGATACAGAAGCACTTGGATACCAACAAGAATTACTGAATAAATTGAAAAAATATGTGCCCTCCTCATGTGAAAAAATCTTGGAATTGGGTAGCGGACGAGGCTACTTCGCTGTGGCTGCAGCAAAGTTAGGCTATGAAGTTACTGTGATAGAGTTAGCGGAAAATGCTGTTCAAACTATACACCAACTTGCTAAACGAGAAGGCGTACAATCTAAAATTACCATCATACACGGGGATTTTTATGAAGCAGAATTAACTGAGCGGTATGATTTGATATGTTATTGGGATGGATTCGGAATAGGAGACGATCAAGAGCAACAGGTTCTATTAAAACGAATTTATCACTGGTTGAAGCCAGGTGGAACAGTGTTGATAGATATATACACGCCATGGTATTGGGCAAAAGTTTCTGGGAAGACAATGCAGATAGAAAAGGGGTTATTTAGGAAATATGAATTTGATGCAATAAATTGTAGAATGATAGATTCTTGGTGGAAGGAAGATAAGAAAACCGAGAAAGTCACGCAATCTTTAAGATGTTATTCTCCAGCTGACTTAGAGCTGCTAATGAGTGATATTCCATTTAACGTAACCCATTGTGAGCCAGGTGGAGAAATGAATTACGAGCAAGGCGAATATAGAGAATCTGTTTCGTTAGATAGAGCAATGAGTTATCTTGCAGTTTTTCGTAAAGAATGA
- a CDS encoding 5' nucleotidase, NT5C type has protein sequence MKFGFDIDDTLIRLREHAFHIYQRKLNQQVDIEKFHQLERVEIHELFSLNEQEGKQMWEDSLEEIYFTDCPIYPGALETVLQLEELGHEIYYITARPKLHGEQTKAWLRQNEFPVLDSHFFYGMKDNEKMEIIQGLDLDYYVDDKPTVLDTLTKTNTKLLIKDQSYNRNKKSFARIIDWHDFLQNKL, from the coding sequence ATGAAATTTGGTTTTGATATTGACGATACACTTATACGATTACGCGAACATGCTTTTCACATCTATCAAAGAAAGCTAAACCAACAAGTTGATATAGAAAAATTCCATCAACTTGAACGTGTAGAAATTCATGAATTATTTAGTCTAAATGAGCAGGAAGGTAAACAAATGTGGGAGGATTCTTTAGAAGAAATATACTTTACGGATTGTCCGATTTACCCTGGTGCATTAGAAACGGTTCTACAACTGGAAGAACTAGGTCATGAGATTTATTATATTACTGCTCGTCCTAAACTACATGGTGAGCAAACGAAAGCTTGGTTACGTCAAAATGAATTCCCTGTGTTAGATAGTCACTTTTTTTATGGAATGAAGGATAACGAGAAAATGGAGATTATTCAAGGTCTTGACTTAGACTACTATGTGGACGATAAACCCACTGTTTTAGATACCCTAACTAAAACGAATACCAAGCTTCTCATTAAAGACCAATCCTATAATCGAAATAAAAAAAGCTTCGCGCGTATCATTGATTGGCATGACTTTTTACAGAATAAATTGTAA
- a CDS encoding DUF2975 domain-containing protein encodes MKRETQVLKIAVFLIGLPVLALCIFLFPEVLSIAERNGEYFYLLPLFIIYLYLTAIPFYYALLQAYKLLQFIDQNKAFSEQSIKSLKIIRYCATMISVMYVISLPVFYVLAELDDAPGLILIGLVITFASLIIAVFAAVLQKLFKNANDIKSENDLTV; translated from the coding sequence ATGAAACGAGAAACACAAGTATTAAAAATTGCCGTATTTCTTATTGGTCTTCCGGTGTTAGCTTTATGTATATTTTTATTTCCTGAAGTTTTATCGATAGCTGAACGTAATGGAGAATATTTTTATCTGCTTCCTTTGTTTATAATTTATTTGTATTTAACAGCTATTCCTTTTTATTACGCATTGCTTCAAGCATATAAGTTATTACAATTTATAGATCAGAACAAAGCATTCTCTGAACAATCAATAAAATCTTTAAAAATTATTCGGTATTGCGCAACGATGATCAGTGTAATGTATGTGATTAGCTTGCCGGTTTTTTACGTATTAGCTGAATTGGATGATGCTCCAGGATTGATATTAATTGGTTTAGTGATTACTTTTGCTTCATTGATAATCGCGGTTTTTGCGGCGGTTTTACAAAAGCTATTTAAGAATGCGAACGATATAAAATCCGAAAATGATCTAACAGTCTGA
- a CDS encoding SRPBCC family protein, which translates to MNQYGTLHETNGNYALRFERFFSLNPEDVFDVITNSDYFTQWYPFATGEMDLRLGGEINFDDGEGTTYNAIITEMEKPYLFSFREVDDLINISLLEEDEGCRMIFTHTFNDDSWAVPTAAGWHRCLDVLGQIVNGNPVKWDDNAAKLREIYSEAFQMEN; encoded by the coding sequence ATGAATCAATATGGGACATTACATGAAACTAACGGAAATTACGCTTTAAGATTTGAACGTTTTTTTTCTCTTAATCCAGAAGATGTTTTCGATGTCATTACGAATTCTGACTATTTCACCCAATGGTATCCTTTCGCAACAGGAGAGATGGATCTTAGGCTTGGTGGAGAGATAAACTTTGATGACGGTGAAGGAACGACATATAATGCTATTATTACAGAAATGGAAAAGCCATATTTATTTAGCTTTCGTGAGGTTGATGATCTGATAAATATTTCATTGCTGGAAGAGGATGAAGGGTGTCGAATGATTTTCACTCACACATTTAATGATGATTCATGGGCAGTTCCTACCGCAGCAGGGTGGCATAGATGTCTGGATGTATTAGGTCAAATTGTTAATGGTAATCCAGTGAAGTGGGACGATAACGCAGCTAAGTTGCGTGAAATCTATAGTGAAGCATTTCAAATGGAGAATTAA
- a CDS encoding helix-turn-helix domain-containing protein encodes MAIIINIDVMLAKRKMSVTELSEQVGITMANLSILKNGKAKAIRFSTLEGICKALDCQPGDILEYKADAED; translated from the coding sequence ATGGCAATTATCATAAATATTGATGTAATGCTTGCGAAACGAAAAATGAGCGTTACAGAACTATCAGAACAGGTAGGAATTACAATGGCTAATCTTTCTATATTAAAAAATGGGAAAGCAAAGGCTATTCGTTTTTCAACATTGGAAGGGATTTGTAAAGCTTTAGATTGTCAGCCTGGAGATATATTAGAATACAAAGCTGATGCTGAGGATTAA
- a CDS encoding 2-keto-4-pentenoate hydratase has translation MSKEDILEIVHQLKKAHQSKQPIPFIRDTFNLTEEEAYHVQELFIEHQLEEKNVHISGYKVSMTSKETQAIASTHEPAYGTLLSHHVLTSESKLSKSELFQPLLEPEIIFIVNEDLTLDAEETEILQKTSIAAGIEIPDARYIDWFPNFSLIDLLSDNTATGRVVVAESAPILTLEQLGNISLELYYNGEKIKEAFSSAVLDNPIYALRWLSQKLALHGTTLKRGMIISSGTFIPPIPLEIGHYEAVYSGVGKAEITIVN, from the coding sequence GTGAGTAAAGAGGATATACTTGAAATTGTTCATCAACTTAAAAAAGCACATCAATCCAAACAACCCATTCCTTTTATTCGAGATACGTTCAATTTAACAGAAGAGGAAGCTTATCACGTTCAGGAGTTATTTATTGAACATCAACTTGAAGAAAAAAATGTACATATTTCAGGATATAAAGTTAGTATGACAAGTAAAGAGACACAAGCAATAGCGAGTACACATGAACCAGCATATGGCACATTGCTATCGCATCATGTATTAACTTCAGAAAGCAAGCTATCCAAATCGGAACTTTTTCAGCCTCTACTTGAACCTGAAATAATCTTTATAGTAAACGAAGATTTAACACTAGACGCAGAAGAAACAGAGATTCTTCAGAAGACAAGTATTGCTGCTGGAATAGAGATTCCTGATGCGCGCTATATTGATTGGTTCCCAAACTTTTCTCTCATCGACTTACTAAGTGATAATACTGCAACTGGACGAGTAGTCGTTGCTGAATCGGCACCTATATTAACCTTAGAACAGTTAGGAAACATTTCGTTAGAACTATATTATAACGGAGAGAAGATCAAAGAAGCATTTTCTTCCGCTGTATTAGACAATCCAATTTATGCTTTACGCTGGTTAAGCCAAAAACTAGCGCTACATGGAACAACTCTAAAAAGAGGGATGATCATATCTTCTGGCACTTTTATTCCTCCAATTCCATTAGAGATTGGTCATTACGAAGCAGTATACTCCGGAGTCGGAAAAGCAGAAATAACGATCGTGAACTAA
- a CDS encoding glycogen/starch/alpha-glucan phosphorylase, whose translation MKLRKKKLVNRISQELAHQKGLTIEGASSRDIYEVLASIINESMEDNWKATQEGYAYGKYKQVYYLSMEFLIGRLMESNLLNLGLLDEAKEAIRELGFNEEEVFSQEHDAGLGNGGLGRLAACFLDSLASLQYPGHGYGIRYRYGLFEQRIIHGNQVELPDYWLTYPYPWEYRKEEDAVVIHFEGNVHIHEDQDGNLIFSYDQTNKVKAIPYDIPISGYQNGTVNTLRLWSAEAIDNIGGSLEENTTYYKELAHQHTIEQISGFLYPDDSSEEGKSLRLKQQYFLVSASIQSIVQQYKQTHKISIDRLHEKVSIQINDTHPSLGIPELMRILLDEEGLSWDNAWKVTTNTFAYTNHTTLSEALEKWPVATIKQLMPRIYMIIEEINERFCQELWLDYKHLRNQIADMAIIAHDTVHMAHLAIVGSYRVNGVARIHTEILKTQEMKYFYQRFPDKFTNKTNGITHRRWLLQVNPELSTLVTDVIGSQWIKRPKKLISLLKYAEDSSVLEKLKEVKLTNKQKLASVIQQRTGIMVDPHSIFDVHIKRLHEYKRQLLNVFHIIYLYNELKDNPQQDVIPRTFIFAAKAAPSYYMAKEVIKLIHTVASIVNHDPDIKGKLKVIFLENYQVSLAEQIIPAADISQQISTASKEASGTGNMKLMMNGAITLGTLDGANIEIRDVVGNDNMFIFGLTAEEVIEYYRNGSYSARALYDQDERIRRILDQLNDGDFGIHQMEFKDIYYHILSHNDPYFVLQDFEPYLEAHELVERAYRNKNKWLSMSLTNIAHSGKFSSDQTIQSYATDIWKLKQVPIK comes from the coding sequence TTGAAGTTGAGAAAGAAAAAATTAGTGAATCGAATTTCACAAGAATTAGCGCATCAAAAAGGATTAACGATAGAAGGTGCTAGTTCCAGAGATATATATGAAGTATTAGCCTCTATCATAAATGAGAGCATGGAGGATAATTGGAAAGCGACGCAGGAAGGCTATGCTTATGGGAAATATAAACAAGTCTATTACTTATCCATGGAGTTTTTAATTGGTCGGTTAATGGAAAGTAATTTGCTGAATCTAGGTTTGCTAGACGAGGCAAAAGAAGCGATACGTGAACTCGGATTTAATGAAGAAGAGGTATTTAGTCAAGAACACGATGCTGGGTTAGGTAATGGCGGATTAGGTCGCCTGGCAGCTTGTTTCCTAGATTCACTAGCTTCCTTGCAATATCCTGGGCATGGTTATGGGATTCGCTATCGGTATGGTTTATTTGAGCAACGAATAATACATGGTAATCAAGTAGAACTCCCTGACTATTGGCTAACTTATCCGTACCCTTGGGAATATCGGAAAGAAGAGGATGCGGTTGTTATTCATTTTGAAGGGAATGTGCACATACATGAAGATCAAGATGGAAACTTAATTTTTAGCTATGATCAAACGAATAAGGTGAAAGCCATCCCTTATGATATTCCAATTTCCGGATATCAAAATGGGACGGTAAACACATTAAGGCTATGGTCAGCGGAAGCGATAGATAACATCGGAGGTTCATTAGAAGAAAACACAACGTATTATAAGGAATTAGCACATCAGCATACGATAGAACAAATTAGCGGTTTTTTATATCCTGATGATTCAAGTGAGGAAGGGAAATCATTAAGATTAAAGCAACAATATTTTCTTGTGTCAGCTAGTATTCAATCCATAGTTCAGCAGTATAAACAAACACACAAAATCTCTATCGACCGTTTACATGAGAAAGTATCCATTCAAATTAATGATACGCACCCAAGTCTTGGTATTCCAGAATTAATGCGAATACTGCTAGATGAAGAAGGATTAAGCTGGGATAATGCATGGAAAGTAACTACGAATACTTTTGCATACACAAATCATACAACCTTAAGTGAAGCACTGGAAAAATGGCCTGTAGCAACTATTAAACAACTTATGCCGAGAATTTACATGATAATAGAAGAAATTAATGAGCGCTTTTGCCAAGAATTATGGCTGGATTATAAACACCTTCGTAATCAAATAGCTGATATGGCAATCATTGCTCATGATACAGTACATATGGCTCACTTAGCGATTGTTGGAAGTTATCGGGTGAATGGGGTTGCTCGAATTCATACGGAGATTTTAAAAACTCAAGAGATGAAGTATTTCTATCAACGCTTTCCAGACAAATTCACAAATAAAACAAATGGAATTACACATCGACGGTGGTTGCTGCAAGTAAACCCGGAATTGTCTACTTTAGTTACAGACGTGATTGGTAGTCAATGGATAAAACGACCAAAAAAATTAATCAGCTTACTAAAATATGCAGAAGATTCCTCCGTACTCGAGAAGCTGAAAGAAGTAAAACTTACGAATAAACAAAAGCTAGCTTCGGTTATTCAACAAAGAACGGGTATAATGGTTGATCCACACTCTATTTTTGATGTTCATATCAAACGTCTCCATGAATACAAGCGCCAATTATTAAACGTTTTTCATATTATTTACTTATATAATGAATTAAAAGATAATCCTCAACAAGATGTTATACCTCGGACATTTATATTTGCTGCTAAAGCAGCGCCAAGCTATTACATGGCAAAAGAGGTAATTAAACTGATTCATACAGTAGCATCTATTGTTAATCACGATCCAGATATAAAGGGGAAGTTAAAAGTAATTTTTTTAGAGAATTATCAAGTATCATTAGCAGAACAAATTATTCCTGCTGCTGATATTAGCCAACAAATATCTACTGCTAGTAAAGAAGCCTCTGGTACTGGAAATATGAAGTTAATGATGAACGGAGCAATTACCTTAGGAACCTTGGACGGGGCTAATATCGAGATACGTGATGTAGTCGGGAATGACAATATGTTTATTTTTGGGTTAACAGCTGAGGAAGTAATCGAGTATTACCGAAATGGATCTTATTCCGCGAGGGCGTTGTATGATCAGGATGAACGTATTCGCAGGATATTAGATCAGCTAAATGATGGTGACTTCGGTATTCATCAGATGGAATTCAAAGATATATACTACCATATTCTTTCGCATAATGATCCTTATTTTGTATTGCAAGATTTCGAGCCTTATTTAGAAGCGCATGAGCTTGTCGAGAGAGCTTATCGAAATAAAAATAAATGGCTGTCCATGAGCCTAACCAATATCGCTCATTCTGGAAAGTTTTCAAGTGATCAAACCATTCAATCCTATGCAACGGATATATGGAAGTTAAAGCAAGTACCTATAAAATAA
- the brnQ gene encoding branched-chain amino acid transport system II carrier protein, whose translation MDNKLHVRQYLAIAFMLFALFFGAGNLIFPAQLGQLAGENIVPAIIGFLTTGVGLPLLGILAMGYSGKKNLQELASRVHPIYGVGFTALLYLTIGPFFAAPRTGTVAFEVGIGPFIKEESFQTGLLIFTIVFFLITLLFSLYPAKIVDNIGKILAPLLIILLAVLLIVSLFNPMGSIQEPQEAYQSSSFFKGFLEGYNTMDALAALVFGIIVIQSIRALGVTSKQEILVATAKTGITAIMLLGVIYVGISYLGATSVGTLGFFDNGGPVLSGAASHYFGTLGSLLMAVLISLACLTTAIGLVTANAEYFYTLFPKIGYKPFVFFFSILTFIIANFGLTNIITFSIPVLMFLYPLAMVLVLLTFVSPLFYHSRWVYIPTIGVTFILSIFDGLKALCDSLGIDNFAWMQPILNVFDTVLPFYNEGLGWVVPALVVTIIMMAVVRLRQTNANV comes from the coding sequence ATGGATAATAAATTACACGTAAGACAATACTTAGCAATTGCTTTTATGCTTTTCGCTTTGTTTTTTGGAGCGGGAAATCTGATTTTCCCAGCACAACTAGGACAACTAGCAGGAGAAAACATTGTCCCTGCTATTATTGGATTTTTAACAACTGGGGTAGGCTTACCTTTACTTGGAATATTGGCTATGGGATATTCAGGAAAGAAAAACCTACAAGAGTTAGCGAGCAGGGTACATCCAATTTATGGGGTTGGATTTACTGCATTACTTTATCTTACAATTGGACCATTTTTTGCAGCACCAAGAACAGGTACTGTAGCATTTGAAGTGGGTATTGGACCGTTTATTAAAGAAGAGTCGTTTCAAACTGGGTTACTCATTTTTACGATTGTATTTTTCCTAATCACCCTATTATTTTCATTATATCCAGCAAAAATTGTTGATAATATTGGAAAAATCCTGGCACCACTGTTAATTATCTTATTGGCAGTACTACTGATTGTGTCACTATTCAACCCAATGGGATCCATTCAAGAACCACAAGAAGCGTATCAATCATCTAGTTTCTTTAAAGGTTTCCTAGAGGGATATAATACAATGGATGCATTGGCAGCACTTGTATTTGGAATCATCGTTATTCAGTCCATTCGTGCATTAGGAGTAACATCGAAACAGGAAATATTAGTTGCTACAGCGAAAACAGGAATAACTGCTATTATGTTATTAGGAGTAATCTATGTTGGAATTTCGTATTTAGGAGCAACAAGTGTTGGTACTTTAGGATTTTTTGATAATGGTGGTCCTGTATTAAGTGGTGCAGCGAGCCATTATTTTGGAACTTTGGGAAGTTTATTAATGGCAGTGCTGATTTCACTGGCCTGTTTGACTACTGCGATTGGTTTAGTGACAGCAAATGCGGAGTATTTTTATACACTGTTTCCGAAGATTGGATACAAACCTTTTGTGTTCTTCTTCTCTATATTAACATTTATCATTGCTAATTTTGGATTGACGAATATCATTACATTCTCTATTCCAGTTTTAATGTTCTTATATCCGTTAGCAATGGTACTAGTTTTATTAACATTTGTATCACCATTGTTCTATCACTCTCGATGGGTGTATATACCAACTATTGGAGTTACTTTTATACTGAGTATCTTTGATGGATTAAAAGCATTGTGTGATTCTTTAGGAATTGATAACTTTGCTTGGATGCAACCAATTCTTAATGTGTTTGATACGGTACTTCCATTTTACAATGAAGGTTTAGGATGGGTAGTACCAGCGCTAGTCGTTACCATCATCATGATGGCCGTTGTTCGCCTTCGCCAGACCAATGCAAATGTATGA
- a CDS encoding DUF817 domain-containing protein has translation MRALKQFIRFGREQALSCLFPVVIFASLAITQIIPLPFFPRYDWLLIICILMQGFMLKSGLETKDELKVITLFHIIGLCLELFKVHMGSWAYPEEGYSKVLGVPLYSGFMYASVASYLCQAWRRLDIQLMRWPSSYMVAPLAFAIYLNFFTHHFWVDIRWGLSILVVIVFWKSYVVYKVGKSKYRMPIVFSFILIGFFIWIAENIATYFGAWEYPNQTDVWSLVHLGKISSWLLLVIVSFLIVATLKRVKEKDQRTNNAIVHRYYKS, from the coding sequence GTGAGGGCATTAAAACAATTTATTCGTTTTGGAAGGGAGCAAGCTTTATCTTGTTTGTTCCCCGTGGTTATTTTTGCTTCACTAGCGATTACGCAAATCATCCCGTTGCCTTTTTTTCCACGATATGATTGGTTATTAATAATTTGTATACTCATGCAGGGCTTTATGTTGAAATCAGGTTTGGAAACAAAGGATGAATTAAAAGTCATTACATTGTTTCATATCATTGGCCTTTGTTTAGAACTATTTAAAGTACATATGGGCTCTTGGGCTTACCCAGAGGAAGGGTATTCGAAAGTTTTGGGGGTACCTTTATATAGTGGTTTTATGTATGCCAGTGTGGCTAGTTATTTATGTCAGGCATGGCGGAGACTCGATATTCAGTTAATGCGATGGCCTTCATCCTATATGGTAGCGCCATTAGCATTCGCTATTTACTTGAATTTTTTCACACATCATTTTTGGGTAGATATTCGATGGGGGTTATCTATACTTGTCGTGATTGTCTTTTGGAAGTCGTATGTTGTATATAAAGTAGGTAAATCTAAATATCGTATGCCTATTGTATTTTCCTTTATCTTGATTGGGTTTTTTATATGGATTGCGGAGAATATAGCAACCTACTTCGGTGCATGGGAATATCCAAATCAAACGGATGTGTGGAGTTTAGTTCATTTAGGGAAGATTAGTTCCTGGTTATTACTTGTAATTGTTAGCTTTCTTATTGTTGCAACATTAAAACGAGTGAAAGAAAAAGATCAGCGTACAAATAATGCTATCGTACATCGTTATTATAAATCGTAA